From the Winogradskyella forsetii genome, the window ATGTGGAGAACGCCATAAGCTTTAATGTTGTAGGAGGGGATTTTTTCAAAAGTGGTAGAGAGCAGGTGTCAAAGAATGGAGTTTTGGTGGATTACAAATTTAAATTTATCAATTAAATGCTAAAACTGTTTAAAAAAGAAGAATATAATATAACTTTTATTTTTGGCTGCCCAAGAGGAGGTACAACTTGGTTGTGGTCTTTGTTAGAATCACATTCTGAGGTTTTACCTTTTACTAATGGTGTGGAAAAAGATGCTAAAGGCTATTATTCTACAAGTGAATCCGGTATTTATATCAAGGAACCAAAAAGGGCAAAAAAAATTATCACCTCATTCTGTAAGCATAATAAAAACAAGCATATCATTGAAAAAACCCCTTCGCATACACTAAAGTATAATGAGATTAAAAAAGATTTCCCTTACAGCAAGGATATTGTAATATTAAGAAATCCAATAGCTATCGTTAACTCTATGTACAGTTCTACAATGGTTGCATTTGAAGATTATGACGTCAATCATGCAATATTAGAAGTTAAAAAATATTATAAAGAATTATCTATTATTATCAATACAGATGACGCATATATTATTACATATGAGAATTTATTAAAAGACACTAAAAGCAAATTTTCTAAGGTCTTGAATTATTTAGAAATTTTCGACGAAAATATTGACGTTATCATTTCTGAAAATCAGAATACAACTAAAGTTAGCGTTTCTGGTGCATTTAGAAAAGGGAAAGTAGATTCTTTTAAAAATGATTTGACTGAAAAACAAATTAAAACCATAGAAGAGGAGTTAAATATAGAGATTGCTTTATTTAAGAGCTATCTTTAAAATGATGAAGAAGGGAACAAAAAAAATATTAGTGGCTAATGCTAGGTTAAATAAATTAGGCGGTTCGGAAACCTTCACATATACACTTATAGAAGAATTAAAAAGTAGGGCAGATGTCTTTGTCGAGTATTTTACTTTTGAAAAGGGAACAGTTTCTGATAAAATCGAAAATGAATTAGGTGTTTCATTTCAATCACTAAAATCATACGATTTAATTTTAGCAAATCATTACACCTGTGTTGCAGAATTGTACAAGTATGGATTTATTATTCAAACTTGCCACGGTATATATCCAGTTTTAGAGCAGCCTTTTTGTTTGGCGGACGCCTACGTTTCTATTTCCCAAGAAGTTAAAACGCATCTTTCAAAATTGGGTTACGCTACCACTTTGATTTATAATGGGATTAATACAAATAGATTTTACAGTAAAAAAACAATTCATAAAAAATTAAATACGGTACTTAGTTTGTGTCATTCAAAAGCGGCTAATAACCTTATAAAATCAATTTGTGAAGATTTAAATGTGGAATATCTCCAAGCATATAAATATAAAAATCCGGTGTGGAATATCGAAGATAAAATTAATGAGAGTGATTTGGTTGTAGGCTTGGGTAGAAGTGCCTATGAAGCCATGGCTTGTGGCAGACCAGTTGTGGTCTATGATAATAGACCTTATTTTGAATCTTGCGGCGATGGGTATATTAAAGATAAATTTGAATTAAGTTTGTTGAATAATTGTTCAGGTAGGTATTTTAAAACGTATTATGATAAAGAATCTTTAAAAAAAGAGTTTTTAAAATATAATAATGAAGACGGTGATTTTTTTAGAGAGGTAATATTAAAAGACTTTAATATTAAAAATGCAGTAAATCAATATATTGATTTATGGGATTCTACAATTCAGAATGATATAAACAAGAATAAGGGTTTTATTAAAAAAATGAATCGAGGTGTTGTGTCAAAATTTGCATTTTTCAATTTTTGGAAAAATCTCTCAAAAAAACATAAGAAAGAAATCATTTTAGACAAATATCCTGGATTATACGCATGGGGCAGAATTAAAAAGCGATTTCTGCAGTAAATTTAAATAGCTATTTTTTGGGTTTGGAATCATTAATTATATTAACCTTTCATAAGATTAATATGAAATAATAATGTCAATTTTAGCAGTATAAACTTAGAGAAACGCTATTTTAAAAAACATAAATAGATTGCAAAATCAACTAGCCATCATAATTCCATACTACAAGCGTACTTTTTTTGAAGATACGTTGTTGTCGTTGGAAAATCAAACCGATAAACGGTTCACGGTATATATTGGAAATGACGCTAGCCCAGAGGATTGTGAAGATTTAGTGTTGAAATATGGGGATGCTATAGACATTCAATATTTCCGCTTCGATTCTAACCTAGGAGGCACTAATCTAGTTGCCCAATGGAACCGTTGTTTGGCGATGGTAAAAGCCGAAAGTTGGATTCAAATTTTAGGTGATGACGATATAGTCTCTGATAATTTTGTAGCTGCTTTTTATAAATCCTTACAAAGTATAGAAACTAATAATTGCGATGTAATTAGGATATCCACTTACGTGATTGGAGCAGAGGGTAAACGCACTTCAAAACAATATACACATCCAGAATTGGAAACAGCAGCTGCTTTTTTTGAACGAAAGTTCAGTAAAAAAACAAGGAGTTCCTTAAGCGAACACATATTTAGGAAATCCGTAGTGGACCGCATCGGGTTTAGACAGTTTAGTTCGGCATGGCATACAGATGACATGGCTTTGTTTGAATTTTCTAATGCCAAGCCGGTATTTTCAATTAATGAGGCCTATGCATCCATTAGAGTTTCTGAAATAAACATTTCGGGAAACGCCCAACATCATGTCTCTAAAAATGAGGCTACATTTCAGTTTATGACAAGTATTTTTAATACTTATTCGGATCGGTTTTCAATAGCGCAAAAAAAATTATTACTGAAAAAATTAGAAATGGCTTATTATAATATCCCGTCTGTTGGGTATTGGTTTCAAGTTGTAAAACTTAATTTTAAAGAATTGGGACTTTCTGCTGGTTTTAACTTTATATATAGAAACTTCAAAAATAGGTCCGCAAGGGTGCTAAAAAAATTATATTTGTTTTAAACAAGTTCAAAGAACAACGAAAAAATATTTTGTCTTGCAATGAATAACTTTTTTCTGGTCATACCCACAAGAGAACGTCTCGAATGTTTATCTAATTTATTAAGGGATTTGAACGCCTTCAGTTCGTGTATCTCACAAGTGGTTATTGTAGACCAAAGTGAACCTCCAGTGACTGAGGCCCTTAATAAAATAGATTTAGATTACGAGTATAGAGTGGTTATAGGCGATAAAAACAAAAGTGTGAATCATTCTAGAAATTTGGCCTTAAATTATTATAAGGATGAGGAATGGTTGTTTTTTTTAGATGACGATTTACGAATCTCTAAACTAGCCTTTAAAAAGATCATTGAA encodes:
- a CDS encoding sulfotransferase family protein codes for the protein MLKLFKKEEYNITFIFGCPRGGTTWLWSLLESHSEVLPFTNGVEKDAKGYYSTSESGIYIKEPKRAKKIITSFCKHNKNKHIIEKTPSHTLKYNEIKKDFPYSKDIVILRNPIAIVNSMYSSTMVAFEDYDVNHAILEVKKYYKELSIIINTDDAYIITYENLLKDTKSKFSKVLNYLEIFDENIDVIISENQNTTKVSVSGAFRKGKVDSFKNDLTEKQIKTIEEELNIEIALFKSYL
- a CDS encoding glycosyltransferase, whose amino-acid sequence is MMKKGTKKILVANARLNKLGGSETFTYTLIEELKSRADVFVEYFTFEKGTVSDKIENELGVSFQSLKSYDLILANHYTCVAELYKYGFIIQTCHGIYPVLEQPFCLADAYVSISQEVKTHLSKLGYATTLIYNGINTNRFYSKKTIHKKLNTVLSLCHSKAANNLIKSICEDLNVEYLQAYKYKNPVWNIEDKINESDLVVGLGRSAYEAMACGRPVVVYDNRPYFESCGDGYIKDKFELSLLNNCSGRYFKTYYDKESLKKEFLKYNNEDGDFFREVILKDFNIKNAVNQYIDLWDSTIQNDINKNKGFIKKMNRGVVSKFAFFNFWKNLSKKHKKEIILDKYPGLYAWGRIKKRFLQ
- a CDS encoding glycosyltransferase family 2 protein produces the protein MQNQLAIIIPYYKRTFFEDTLLSLENQTDKRFTVYIGNDASPEDCEDLVLKYGDAIDIQYFRFDSNLGGTNLVAQWNRCLAMVKAESWIQILGDDDIVSDNFVAAFYKSLQSIETNNCDVIRISTYVIGAEGKRTSKQYTHPELETAAAFFERKFSKKTRSSLSEHIFRKSVVDRIGFRQFSSAWHTDDMALFEFSNAKPVFSINEAYASIRVSEINISGNAQHHVSKNEATFQFMTSIFNTYSDRFSIAQKKLLLKKLEMAYYNIPSVGYWFQVVKLNFKELGLSAGFNFIYRNFKNRSARVLKKLYLF